In a genomic window of Strix aluco isolate bStrAlu1 chromosome 3, bStrAlu1.hap1, whole genome shotgun sequence:
- the CD24 gene encoding signal transducer CD24, with the protein MGTALAARLGLGLLLLALLLPTQIYCDRNGTSPTPSSNSSSTSLTAVTNSVNNTTPQGHGNSLHSTTSLLFILSVSLLYFCC; encoded by the exons ATGGGGACGGCGCTGGCGGCGCGGCTCGGCCTGGGGCTCCTGCTCCtggccctcctcctccccacgcAG ATCTACTGCGATCGCAATGGAACAAGTCCAACACCTTCAAGCAATTCAAGTTCCACTTCTCTGACAGCTGTCACAAATTCAGTGAACAATACCACCCCTCAGGGACACGGAAATTCTCTTCACTCAACCACAAGTCTTCTTTTCATTCTCTCagtttctcttctgtatttttgctgttaa